The Acidithiobacillus ferrooxidans ATCC 23270 genomic interval TCAATGGGGTTGACGATCTGCGCGCCTTCAATTTTGCACAGGAGGTCGTGATCCCCTGCTATGCGGATGAGCGCACGGCAGCGGAGCTGGAGAGCCGTTTCCGCTATTGTTTTCTGCCGCCGGATCCGGCCTGGGCGAAACCTTCCCTGTCCATGCACCGGATCGTATCGCCGCAGACCTTTGGCGGGGTTCGGGTGACGCCCATACCCGTGCTGCACGGTGATCTACCCATACTCGGGTACCGTTTCAATGATGTGGCGTATCTGACGGATCTGAAAACGATTCCAGACGCCAGCCTAGAGCTGCTGCGGGGTTTGAAAGTGTTGGTCCTGGATTGTCTGCGTTATGAATATCACCCCACCCATCTGCATGTCGAAGAGGCCCGGTACTGGGCGCGCCGGATTGGCGCGGAACGGACCATTCTTACTCACATGACCCATGACGTGGATTACGCGACATTGGCGGCGGAGTTGCCGGAGGGCGTCATTCCCGCCAGTGATGGTATGGTCCTGGACCTTTAGCATCGGCATCTGCAGGACCGGCGCGTGCAAAGAGGTACCCAGAAAAGGTTTGACATCATCCGCATGAATCCATATATTACGCCGCATCGGGGCCATAGCTCAGCTGGGAGAGCGCTTGAATGGCATTCAAGAGGTCGGCGGTTCGATCCCGCCTGGCTCCACCAAACAAATCAACTGGTTACAGTGCGTTTGGCTTCCTCGACCAAGTGTGGTTGTGACAATTTTGTACCATACGCCGGCTGCAGGTTTTGACCCGCGTTCTGCGCATACTGGGCGAGGTGTTCCGGTGATAGGTGAGCGTACTTGCGCACCATCTCCGATGAGTGCCACCCTCCGAGATCCTGCAAGGTGTTGAGCGGAGTTCCAGCCTGGATATGCCAACTCGCCCAGGTATGGCGAAGATCATGCCACCGGAAGTTTTCGATCCCTGCCCGTTCCAGGGCTTTTTTCCATGCCTTCGTATTCACTTGTGTGACCCGTTTCCCACAATAAGTAAAAACATAAATGGGATGATTTCCGATTTGCGCCCGAAGAATGGATATCGCAACATCATCCAGAGGTACCGTGATTGGCTTTCTAGCCTTGGCTTGATCGGCGTGTATCCAGGCGATTTTTCGCCCGAGATCCAACTGAGACCATTCCAGTCCGGTGACATTTGATCTGCGGAGACCTGTCGCCAGGGAAAACGCCGCCATATCCCGTAAATGTGGTGGTAACTCGTTAAGAAGCAGAACCGCCTGCTCTGGGGTTAACCATCGCACTCTTTGTGTTGGCGTTGGGTAAGGACGCAAAAGTGGTGGATAATCCAGCCATCCCCACTCCACGGCGGCGCGAAGCATGGAACGGATCAGCGCCATATAATGATTTGCGGTGGACGCTGATGTCTGTGTCTTTTTGATTTGGAGAACGGTCATTATGCGATCCCGATTGAGGTCACGAAGGGGTACACCTCGAAAGTGATCCTGTAGCCACGCCAGAAAAATTTCATCCGTCACCAAGCTCGCCTTGTGAGCCTTTTCATCCAGCCACCGTACTCCGGCATCATCCCACGTATATGCTGGTCTGTCCCCTAATTGGACCTGCCGCCAGGCCTGGGCCTTGAGGCTATCGTGGAGTTCTTCTGCCTGTGCCTTTTCCGTTGTTCCAGCCGAGCGTCTAATGCGCTGCCCGTTGGGTGTAGTGAAGCTAATCCACCAAGTTTTACCACGTTTGTAGAGCATTTTGCCTCCGTGTTTCCGCGTGAAGGCGCCGCTTGCCGATTCTGAGGATATAGGGATCGGAAGTAGGCGACAAGGTCATCCTCCAGAAACGCCCAGCACCTGCCAGGTTTAGCTGCAGGGATAGTCCCCTTCTTCGCCCTTCGGCGCACCTCTTCCTTGCTGAGGTTGAGGAATTTTGCGGCATCATCCAGGTCCAGGGTTCTGGCCATGGCGTTCTCCTTTCCGATCTCTACGACATCCGTGCAAAACATGGCATTGCGGCGCCAGGGTACAAGCATCCGCCGGAACAATTTGTGCCGGCATCGCCGCATTGGACCTTTACCTTGGTCAGCCTGGTGGTGACGGTCACCGGATCCGCATCCCATTTGCCCGGGCAGGGCGCATCCACGCCACCGAAAGAGTACGTGCGTTCCTGACTATCGACAGCAAGAATATGGTGTGGAGTAACCGACTGAACGGTGAGCGGTATCACCTCACGCGCTCCAAAATCATATAGCACGCGGTCACCGGGTTGGAGATTGAACTGTACCAGCGTGTCGCGCTCATGGACCCCGGTTGCTTCGTAGTCATAGCCGTTCCGGTGCAGCAACGGCCGGTAACGATGGCTGGCAGTATAGCGGTAATCGCGGTTGTCGAAGGCGGTGCGTGACATTGGACAGTACCCATCGGTGGTGACGATGGTTAAAGTATAGCGCCACTAAACATTATGGTCAAGCAGGGCATTACATCGTTTCATGGGCT includes:
- a CDS encoding MBL fold metallo-hydrolase, translated to MKVVFLGTGSSAGTPVIACHCPVCCSDDPRNHRLRASILVRDEGVDLLVDTGPDLRQQMLRAGVQSLTAVLYTHFHADHINGVDDLRAFNFAQEVVIPCYADERTAAELESRFRYCFLPPDPAWAKPSLSMHRIVSPQTFGGVRVTPIPVLHGDLPILGYRFNDVAYLTDLKTIPDASLELLRGLKVLVLDCLRYEYHPTHLHVEEARYWARRIGAERTILTHMTHDVDYATLAAELPEGVIPASDGMVLDL
- a CDS encoding tyrosine-type recombinase/integrase; the encoded protein is MRRSAGTTEKAQAEELHDSLKAQAWRQVQLGDRPAYTWDDAGVRWLDEKAHKASLVTDEIFLAWLQDHFRGVPLRDLNRDRIMTVLQIKKTQTSASTANHYMALIRSMLRAAVEWGWLDYPPLLRPYPTPTQRVRWLTPEQAVLLLNELPPHLRDMAAFSLATGLRRSNVTGLEWSQLDLGRKIAWIHADQAKARKPITVPLDDVAISILRAQIGNHPIYVFTYCGKRVTQVNTKAWKKALERAGIENFRWHDLRHTWASWHIQAGTPLNTLQDLGGWHSSEMVRKYAHLSPEHLAQYAQNAGQNLQPAYGTKLSQPHLVEEAKRTVTS
- a CDS encoding helix-turn-helix domain-containing protein produces the protein MRRCRHKLFRRMLVPWRRNAMFCTDVVEIGKENAMARTLDLDDAAKFLNLSKEEVRRRAKKGTIPAAKPGRCWAFLEDDLVAYFRSLYPQNRQAAPSRGNTEAKCSTNVVKLGGLASLHPTGSALDARLEQRKRHRQKNSTIASRPRPGGRSN